One window of the Fusobacterium animalis 7_1 genome contains the following:
- the gltS gene encoding sodium/glutamate symporter produces the protein MNFETIEGILNINLNFTMTLALAALLLIMGYSINKRVTILNKYCIPAPVVGGFLFMFLTWLGHISGTFKFNFENIFQSTFMLAFFTTVGLGASFTLLKKGGKLLIIYWLTCGIISIFQNVIGITISKTTGLEAPYALLSSAISMVGGHSAALSYGDTFAKMEYESAPLVGAAAATFGLISAVLIGGPLGRRLIEKNNLKPDNTENFDQSVTEINADKGEKLSDLDIIKNVVAILLCMAIGSYISTLIGKLIKMDFPSYVGAMFVAVIVRNLNEKIHMYNFNFSLVDGIGNVMLNLFLSLALMTLKLWELSGLIGGVLLVVACQVAFMILIAYFVVFRILGSNYDAAVMCSGLCGHGLGATPSAIVNMTAINEKYGMSRKAMMIVPIVGAFLVDIIYQPATVWFIKTFVAGFVQ, from the coding sequence ATGAATTTTGAAACTATTGAAGGGATATTAAATATCAACTTAAATTTTACTATGACACTGGCACTTGCAGCTTTATTACTGATTATGGGATATTCAATTAATAAAAGAGTTACAATTCTTAATAAATATTGTATTCCTGCACCAGTTGTAGGAGGATTCTTATTTATGTTTTTGACTTGGTTAGGGCATATTAGTGGGACATTCAAATTTAATTTTGAAAATATTTTTCAATCAACATTCATGCTTGCATTTTTTACAACTGTTGGATTAGGAGCAAGTTTTACCTTACTAAAAAAAGGTGGGAAACTTTTAATAATTTACTGGTTAACTTGTGGGATAATATCAATTTTTCAAAATGTAATAGGAATAACTATTAGTAAAACAACAGGTTTAGAAGCACCTTATGCACTACTATCAAGTGCAATATCTATGGTCGGAGGACATAGTGCAGCATTGTCTTATGGAGATACTTTTGCAAAAATGGAGTATGAAAGTGCACCATTGGTTGGAGCTGCTGCTGCAACATTTGGACTTATATCTGCTGTTTTGATAGGTGGACCTCTTGGTAGAAGATTGATAGAAAAAAATAATTTAAAACCTGATAATACTGAAAATTTTGACCAATCTGTAACAGAAATAAATGCAGATAAAGGAGAGAAATTATCAGATCTAGATATAATAAAAAATGTTGTTGCAATTTTACTTTGTATGGCAATAGGTAGCTATATTTCAACTTTAATAGGAAAACTTATAAAAATGGATTTTCCTTCTTATGTTGGAGCGATGTTTGTAGCAGTGATTGTAAGAAATTTAAATGAAAAAATTCATATGTATAATTTTAATTTTTCATTAGTAGATGGGATAGGAAATGTTATGTTAAATCTATTTCTATCACTTGCACTTATGACTTTGAAACTTTGGGAGCTTTCAGGATTAATAGGTGGAGTTCTTTTAGTAGTTGCTTGTCAAGTTGCATTTATGATACTAATAGCTTACTTTGTTGTATTTAGAATATTAGGTTCTAACTATGATGCAGCAGTAATGTGTTCAGGACTATGTGGACATGGGCTAGGTGCAACACCTTCTGCAATAGTTAATATGACAGCAATAAACGAGAAATATGGAATGTCAAGAAAGGCTATGATGATAGTACCAATAGTTGGTGCATTTTTAGTGGATATAATCTATCAACCTGCAACAGTGTGGTTTATTAAAACTTTTGTAGCAGGGTTTGTACAATAA
- a CDS encoding HPr family phosphocarrier protein, translating into MKSKTVEIVNETGLHTRPGNEFVSLAKTFSSKISVENEAGVKVNGTSLLKLLSLGIKKGSKITVYADGEDENEAVDKLSSLLENLKD; encoded by the coding sequence ATGAAAAGCAAAACTGTGGAAATAGTAAATGAAACTGGGTTACATACAAGACCTGGAAATGAATTTGTAAGTTTGGCAAAGACATTCTCTTCAAAGATAAGTGTAGAAAATGAAGCAGGAGTAAAAGTTAATGGAACTTCACTGTTAAAATTACTTTCTTTGGGTATAAAAAAAGGAAGTAAAATAACTGTATATGCTGATGGTGAAGATGAAAATGAAGCAGTTGATAAATTATCATCTCTTCTTGAAAACTTAAAAGATTAA
- a CDS encoding cob(I)yrinic acid a,c-diamide adenosyltransferase, translating into MEKGYVQIYTGNGKGKTTAALGLITRAVGHNFKIFLCQFLKGRDYGELHTLQKFETVTYERYGRGVFIKSKEFVTDEDKKLMREGYESLKNALLNGKFDIVIADEILGTLRYDLISIDEIKFLIENKPKTTELVLTGRNAPDELIEMADLVTEMKEVKHYFQKGVMARKGIEK; encoded by the coding sequence ATGGAAAAAGGATATGTGCAAATATACACTGGAAATGGTAAAGGAAAAACTACTGCTGCACTTGGACTTATAACAAGGGCAGTTGGTCACAATTTTAAAATATTTCTCTGTCAATTTTTAAAAGGTAGAGATTATGGAGAACTACATACATTACAAAAATTTGAAACTGTTACTTATGAAAGATATGGTAGAGGCGTTTTTATTAAAAGTAAGGAATTTGTAACTGATGAAGATAAAAAACTTATGAGAGAGGGCTATGAAAGTTTAAAAAATGCTCTTTTAAATGGAAAATTTGATATAGTTATAGCTGATGAAATTTTAGGAACATTGAGATATGATTTAATATCTATTGATGAAATAAAATTCTTAATTGAAAATAAACCTAAAACAACAGAGCTTGTTTTAACAGGAAGAAATGCTCCAGATGAACTTATTGAAATGGCAGATTTAGTAACTGAAATGAAAGAGGTTAAACACTATTTTCAAAAAGGTGTTATGGCAAGAAAGGGTATAGAAAAATAG
- a CDS encoding ABC transporter ATP-binding protein, with protein MKKKDINIVNVNKSFDGVQILKDINLKIEQGEFFSIIGPSGCGKTTLLRMIAGFISPDSGAIYLGDENIVDLPPNLRNVNTIFQKYALFPHLNVFENVAFPLRIKKIDEKTINEEVTKYLKLVGLEEHSTKKVSQLSGGQQQRVSIARALINKPGVLLLDEPLSALDAKLRQNLLIELDLIHDEVGITFIFITHDQQEALSISDRIAVMNAGKVLQVGTPAEVYEAPADTFVADFLGENNFFSGKVTEIINEELAKINLEGIGEIIIELDKKVNVGDKVTISLRPEKIRLSKKEIKSTKNFVNSAAVYVDEYIYSGFQSKYYVHLKNNENLKFKIFMQHAAFFDDNDEKAIWWDEDAYITWDAYDGYLVEVESEKK; from the coding sequence TTGAAAAAAAAAGATATAAATATAGTTAATGTAAATAAAAGTTTTGATGGAGTTCAAATCTTAAAAGACATTAATTTAAAGATAGAGCAGGGAGAATTTTTTTCTATAATAGGTCCATCAGGTTGTGGTAAAACTACACTTTTAAGAATGATAGCTGGTTTTATTTCACCAGATAGTGGTGCTATATATCTTGGAGATGAAAATATAGTTGACTTACCTCCAAATCTTAGAAATGTAAATACTATATTTCAAAAATATGCCCTATTTCCACATTTGAATGTTTTTGAAAATGTAGCATTTCCTTTAAGGATTAAAAAAATTGATGAGAAAACAATAAATGAAGAAGTAACAAAATATTTAAAACTTGTTGGTCTGGAAGAACATAGCACAAAAAAGGTTAGTCAATTATCAGGGGGACAACAACAAAGAGTTTCAATAGCAAGAGCTTTAATCAATAAACCAGGAGTTCTATTGCTAGATGAACCTTTATCAGCTCTTGATGCAAAATTAAGACAAAATCTTCTGATAGAACTTGACTTAATCCATGATGAAGTTGGGATAACTTTTATCTTTATTACCCATGACCAACAAGAAGCTCTTTCTATTTCAGATAGAATAGCAGTTATGAATGCAGGTAAAGTTTTGCAAGTTGGTACTCCAGCTGAAGTTTATGAAGCTCCCGCTGATACTTTTGTTGCAGACTTCTTAGGAGAAAATAATTTTTTTAGTGGAAAAGTGACTGAGATAATAAATGAAGAATTAGCTAAAATAAATTTAGAAGGTATAGGAGAAATAATTATTGAATTGGATAAAAAAGTTAATGTTGGAGATAAAGTAACAATCTCTTTAAGACCTGAAAAAATTAGGCTTTCAAAAAAGGAAATAAAAAGCACTAAGAATTTTGTAAATAGTGCTGCCGTTTATGTTGATGAGTATATTTATTCTGGTTTCCAAAGTAAATATTATGTACATCTAAAAAATAATGAGAATTTAAAATTTAAAATCTTTATGCAACATGCTGCTTTCTTTGATGATAATGATGAAAAAGCTATATGGTGGGATGAAGATGCCTACATCACTTGGGATGCCTATGATGGTTATCTAGTGGAGGTGGAAAGTGAAAAAAAATAG
- a CDS encoding peptidylprolyl isomerase: protein MKKIIKLFSILGLSLIFLISCSSIKSTMKSVASVFKSPTKYNNVTATFVTTQGEITFFLYPEAAPLTVANFINLAKRGFYDNTKFTRSVDNFIVQGGDPTGTGMGGPGYTIPDEFVEWLDFYQPGMLAMANAGPNTGGSQFFFTFSPADWLNGVHTVFGEVRSEGDFQKIRKLEMGDVVKEVKISENGDFILSLFKDQVEQWNAVLDREYPNLKKYPIKDPNPQDVEAYKEELERLYTKKQKDESNFEYPITKFIRKVFNKAGGYTPKAPVISN, encoded by the coding sequence ATGAAAAAAATAATTAAATTATTCAGCATTTTAGGATTATCTCTTATATTTCTAATAAGTTGTAGTTCTATAAAATCTACGATGAAATCAGTTGCAAGTGTATTTAAAAGCCCTACAAAATATAATAATGTAACTGCTACTTTTGTTACAACACAAGGAGAGATAACTTTCTTCTTATATCCAGAAGCAGCTCCTTTAACAGTTGCTAACTTTATAAACCTTGCAAAGAGAGGATTTTATGATAATACAAAATTCACTCGTTCTGTTGATAACTTTATAGTACAAGGTGGAGACCCTACTGGAACAGGAATGGGTGGACCAGGATACACTATACCAGATGAATTTGTTGAATGGCTAGATTTCTATCAACCAGGAATGTTAGCTATGGCAAATGCAGGACCTAATACTGGTGGTTCTCAATTCTTCTTTACATTCTCACCAGCAGATTGGTTAAATGGAGTACATACAGTTTTTGGTGAAGTTAGATCAGAGGGAGATTTCCAAAAGATTAGAAAGCTAGAAATGGGAGATGTTGTTAAAGAAGTTAAAATTTCTGAAAATGGAGATTTTATTTTATCATTGTTTAAAGATCAAGTTGAACAATGGAATGCTGTTCTTGACAGAGAATATCCTAATCTAAAAAAATATCCTATAAAAGATCCTAATCCTCAAGATGTAGAGGCTTATAAGGAAGAATTAGAAAGACTTTATACAAAAAAACAAAAAGATGAAAGTAATTTTGAATATCCTATAACTAAATTTATTAGAAAAGTATTCAACAAAGCTGGAGGATATACTCCAAAAGCTCCTGTAATCAGTAATTAA
- a CDS encoding DUF4198 domain-containing protein, which yields MKKSLVLIGSILLAANLFAHDHFLYTSNLDVSNQKEVKMKAVLGHPAEGPEAEPISIATVDGKTHMPKAFFVVHDGVKTDLLSKVKVGTIKTTKGEHVALDAVYTAEDGLKGGGSWVFVMDSGNTKDAGYMFNPVEKLIITKDSAGSDYNQRVAPGHNEIVPLVNPVNAWKENVFRAKFVDKDGKPIKNARIDVDFINGKLDMTNNTWAANKEAPKTSLRVFTDDNGVFAFVPSRAGQWVIRAIASMDKEKKVVHDASLVVQFE from the coding sequence ATGAAAAAGAGTTTAGTTTTAATTGGAAGTATTTTATTGGCAGCAAATTTATTTGCACATGATCATTTTCTTTACACATCTAATTTAGATGTAAGTAATCAAAAAGAAGTTAAAATGAAAGCAGTTTTAGGACATCCAGCTGAAGGACCAGAAGCAGAACCTATAAGTATTGCAACTGTTGATGGTAAAACTCATATGCCTAAGGCATTTTTTGTAGTACATGATGGAGTAAAAACAGATTTATTATCTAAGGTAAAAGTTGGAACTATAAAAACTACAAAGGGAGAACATGTAGCTCTTGATGCTGTTTACACTGCTGAAGATGGATTAAAAGGTGGAGGAAGCTGGGTATTTGTAATGGATAGTGGAAATACAAAAGATGCAGGATACATGTTTAATCCAGTTGAAAAATTAATAATTACAAAAGATTCTGCTGGCTCAGACTATAATCAAAGAGTAGCTCCAGGACATAATGAAATAGTGCCATTAGTAAATCCTGTTAATGCTTGGAAAGAAAATGTATTTAGAGCAAAATTTGTTGACAAAGATGGAAAACCTATAAAGAATGCAAGAATAGATGTAGACTTTATAAATGGTAAATTAGATATGACTAATAATACTTGGGCAGCTAATAAAGAAGCTCCTAAGACAAGTTTAAGAGTATTCACTGATGACAATGGAGTGTTTGCTTTTGTTCCTTCAAGAGCAGGACAATGGGTTATAAGAGCAATTGCTTCTATGGATAAAGAAAAGAAAGTTGTTCATGATGCTTCATTAGTTGTACAATTTGAATAG
- a CDS encoding MliC family protein, translated as MKKFAMLALAMSLFLVACGEKKEEEKPAEQPAAEATAPATEAPATEAAAEAKTFSLKTEDGKEFTLVVAADGSTATLTDADGKATELKNAETASGERYADDAGNEVAIKGTEGVLTLGDLKEAPVTVEAK; from the coding sequence ATGAAAAAATTTGCAATGTTAGCACTAGCTATGAGTTTATTCTTAGTAGCTTGTGGAGAAAAGAAAGAAGAAGAAAAACCAGCTGAACAACCTGCTGCAGAAGCAACTGCACCTGCTACAGAAGCACCAGCAACTGAAGCTGCTGCTGAAGCTAAAACATTCTCACTTAAAACTGAAGATGGAAAGGAATTTACATTAGTAGTTGCTGCTGATGGAAGTACTGCAACTTTAACTGATGCAGATGGAAAAGCAACTGAATTAAAAAATGCTGAAACTGCATCTGGAGAAAGATATGCAGATGATGCTGGAAATGAAGTTGCTATTAAAGGTACAGAAGGAGTTTTAACTCTTGGAGACCTTAAAGAAGCACCAGTAACTGTTGAAGCAAAATAG
- the ptsP gene encoding phosphoenolpyruvate--protein phosphotransferase, whose translation MVIKGIPASPGIAIGKAFLYKENKLKIVEKSNLSKEEEIERLVKGREIAKKQLEEIKENTLKKLGKDKADIFEGHITLLEDEELFSEIDSKISQKKCTAEFALNEAIDEYATMLANLEDTYFKERAGDLRDIGKRWLYGVMNEQIVDLSKLEPETIIVAKELNPSDTAQINLDNVLAFVTEIGGKTAHSSIMARSLELPAVVGVGVVLDELEDNQILIVDAIKGEVIVSPDVETLQIYKEKREKFLKEKEELKALKDKEAISKDGIKVDVWGNIGSPNDVKGIISNGGFGVGLYRTEFLFMEKDSFPTEDEQFEAYKIVAEELKDYPVTIRTMDIGGDKSLPYMELPKEENPFLGWRAIRVCLDREEILRTQFKALLRASKYGKIKIMLPMIMDIVEVRKAKAILEECKRELQEKAIDFDKNIMLGIMVETPAVAFRAKYFAKECDFFSIGTNDLTQYTLAVDRGNEKIANLYDTYNPGVLQAIKMLIDGAHEGGIRISMCGEFAGDENAVAILFGMGLDAFSMSGISIPRVKRIIMKLNKKECENLVERILTLSTASEIKEEIKKFMEKI comes from the coding sequence ATGGTAATAAAAGGGATTCCAGCTTCACCTGGGATAGCAATAGGAAAAGCATTTCTATATAAAGAAAATAAATTAAAGATAGTTGAAAAATCTAATTTATCAAAAGAAGAAGAAATTGAAAGATTAGTAAAAGGGAGAGAAATTGCTAAAAAGCAATTAGAAGAAATTAAAGAAAATACTTTAAAAAAATTAGGTAAAGATAAGGCTGATATTTTTGAAGGGCATATTACTTTATTAGAAGATGAAGAATTATTTTCTGAAATTGATTCAAAAATCTCTCAAAAAAAATGTACTGCTGAATTTGCTTTAAATGAAGCTATTGATGAGTATGCAACTATGCTTGCAAATTTAGAAGACACATATTTTAAAGAAAGGGCAGGAGATTTAAGAGATATTGGGAAAAGATGGTTATATGGTGTTATGAATGAACAGATAGTTGACCTTTCTAAATTAGAACCAGAGACAATAATCGTAGCAAAAGAATTAAATCCATCAGACACTGCACAAATAAATTTAGACAATGTTTTAGCATTTGTAACAGAAATAGGAGGAAAAACTGCACACTCATCTATTATGGCAAGATCATTGGAATTACCAGCTGTTGTTGGAGTGGGAGTAGTTTTAGATGAATTAGAAGATAATCAAATTTTAATAGTTGATGCTATAAAAGGTGAAGTAATCGTTTCCCCTGATGTAGAAACTTTACAAATATATAAAGAAAAAAGAGAGAAGTTTTTAAAAGAAAAAGAAGAATTAAAGGCTTTAAAAGATAAAGAAGCTATTTCAAAAGATGGAATAAAAGTTGATGTTTGGGGGAATATAGGTTCACCTAATGATGTAAAAGGTATTATTTCAAATGGAGGTTTTGGAGTAGGACTTTACAGGACAGAGTTTTTATTTATGGAGAAAGATAGCTTTCCAACAGAGGATGAACAGTTTGAAGCATATAAAATAGTTGCAGAAGAATTAAAAGATTATCCTGTTACTATAAGAACTATGGATATAGGTGGAGATAAATCTCTTCCATATATGGAACTTCCAAAAGAAGAAAATCCATTTTTGGGTTGGAGAGCAATAAGAGTTTGTTTAGACAGAGAAGAAATTTTAAGAACTCAATTTAAAGCACTTTTAAGAGCTTCAAAATATGGAAAAATAAAAATAATGCTTCCAATGATAATGGATATTGTAGAAGTAAGAAAAGCAAAGGCTATACTAGAAGAATGTAAAAGGGAATTACAAGAAAAAGCAATAGACTTTGATAAAAATATTATGCTAGGAATAATGGTAGAAACACCAGCTGTTGCATTTAGAGCTAAATATTTTGCAAAAGAATGTGATTTCTTCTCAATAGGAACTAATGATTTAACTCAATATACTTTGGCTGTTGATAGAGGAAATGAAAAAATTGCAAATTTATATGATACATATAATCCAGGTGTTTTACAGGCTATAAAGATGTTAATTGATGGAGCACATGAAGGTGGAATAAGAATTTCAATGTGTGGAGAGTTTGCAGGAGATGAAAATGCGGTGGCAATCCTATTTGGAATGGGGCTAGATGCTTTTTCAATGTCAGGGATTTCTATACCAAGAGTAAAAAGAATTATAATGAAATTGAATAAAAAAGAATGTGAAAATTTAGTTGAAAGAATTTTAACTTTATCAACTGCTTCTGAAATTAAGGAAGAAATTAAAAAATTTATGGAAAAAATATAA
- a CDS encoding metal ABC transporter substrate-binding protein — translation MKKKLLFILMLIIGSFSFAENIVITSIQPLYSLTSYLTKGTDIKVYTPFGSDVSMTMSKDSIREEGFDLAIAKKAQAVVDIAKVWPEDVIYGKARMNKINIVEIDASHPYDEKMTTIFFSDYSNGKVNPYIWMGSKNLVRMVNIIGRDLIRLYPKNKAKIEKNITKFTADLLKIENEANEKLLSVGNAEVISLSENLQYFLNDMNIYTEYVDYDSVTAENVAKLIKDKGIKVIVSDRWLKKNVIKALKDAGGEFVIINTLDIPMDKDGKMDPEAILKGFKENTDNLIEALAK, via the coding sequence ATGAAGAAAAAACTATTGTTTATTTTGATGTTAATTATAGGCTCATTTAGTTTTGCTGAAAATATAGTAATAACATCTATACAACCATTGTATTCTTTGACAAGTTATTTAACTAAGGGAACAGATATTAAAGTCTATACTCCTTTTGGTTCAGATGTGTCTATGACTATGTCTAAGGATTCTATAAGAGAAGAAGGCTTTGATTTGGCTATTGCTAAAAAAGCTCAGGCAGTTGTTGACATAGCAAAAGTATGGCCAGAAGATGTGATTTATGGTAAGGCAAGAATGAATAAAATAAATATTGTTGAAATTGATGCAAGTCATCCTTATGATGAAAAGATGACAACTATATTTTTCAGTGATTATTCAAATGGAAAAGTAAATCCATATATTTGGATGGGAAGCAAAAATTTAGTTAGAATGGTAAATATTATAGGAAGAGATTTAATAAGATTATACCCTAAAAATAAGGCTAAGATAGAAAAGAATATAACTAAATTTACTGCTGATTTATTAAAAATTGAAAATGAAGCTAATGAAAAATTACTTTCAGTGGGAAATGCAGAAGTTATATCTTTAAGTGAAAATTTACAATATTTTCTAAATGATATGAATATATACACAGAATATGTAGATTATGATAGTGTAACTGCAGAAAATGTTGCTAAATTAATAAAAGATAAAGGAATAAAAGTTATTGTTTCTGATAGATGGTTAAAGAAAAATGTTATAAAAGCATTAAAAGATGCAGGTGGAGAATTTGTTATTATAAATACTTTGGATATACCTATGGATAAGGATGGAAAAATGGATCCAGAAGCTATATTAAAAGGATTTAAAGAAAATACAGATAATTTAATTGAAGCATTAGCAAAATAG
- a CDS encoding ABC transporter permease: MSNKLDKRKTSLIIFILAMVFFYLPLIVLIIYSFNDGKGMIWNGFSLRWYKELFKHSNNIWKAFYYSIFIALISAFVSTVIGTLGAIALKWFDFRGKKYLKNLSVLPLVVPDIIIGVSLLIMFATLKFKLGITTIFIAHTTFNIPYVLFIVLSRLDEFDYSIVEAAYDLGATNRQTLTKVIIPMLLPAIISAFLMALTLSFDDFVITFFVSGPGSSTLPLRIYSMIRLGVSPVVNALSVILIVISILLTLSTKKLQKNFLK, translated from the coding sequence ATGTCTAATAAACTGGATAAAAGAAAAACATCTTTAATAATTTTTATTTTAGCTATGGTATTTTTTTATCTACCACTTATAGTCTTAATTATATATTCTTTTAATGATGGCAAAGGAATGATTTGGAATGGCTTTTCACTAAGATGGTACAAAGAATTATTCAAACATTCTAACAATATCTGGAAGGCATTTTATTATAGTATATTTATAGCTCTTATTTCAGCATTTGTTTCAACTGTTATAGGTACTTTGGGGGCTATTGCTTTAAAATGGTTTGATTTTAGAGGTAAAAAATATTTAAAAAATCTAAGTGTTCTTCCTCTTGTAGTACCTGATATTATAATTGGAGTTTCACTCCTTATTATGTTTGCTACATTAAAATTTAAGTTGGGAATTACAACAATTTTTATTGCTCACACGACTTTTAATATTCCCTATGTCTTATTTATAGTTCTTTCAAGACTTGATGAATTTGATTATTCTATTGTTGAGGCAGCCTATGATTTAGGTGCAACTAATAGACAAACTTTAACAAAAGTTATTATTCCTATGCTGTTGCCAGCTATAATATCAGCATTTTTAATGGCTTTAACATTATCTTTTGATGATTTTGTAATAACATTCTTTGTTTCTGGTCCAGGTTCATCAACTTTGCCACTTAGAATTTATTCTATGATAAGATTAGGAGTTTCACCTGTTGTGAATGCTCTATCAGTAATATTGATTGTTATCTCAATTTTATTGACATTATCAACAAAGAAATTACAAAAAAATTTCTTAAAATAG
- a CDS encoding ABC transporter permease: MKKNSKLGLSYSLPINIWLTIFFLIPILIILSYSFLKRGTYGGVEFKLSFETFNIFVDKVFLKILLNTIYISILITIFTILLAIPISYYIARSKHKQELLFLIIIPFWTNFLVRIYSWIALLGNNGFINHFLMKLHIINEPIKMLYNVPAVVIISVYTSLPFAILPLYAVVEKFDFSLLDAARDLGATNFQAFRKVFIPNIKAGIITSTIFTLIPALGSYAVPKLVGGTNSLMLGNVIAQHLTVTRNWPLASTISGALIVLTSIVVWLFSKYEEKENKVGVK, from the coding sequence GTGAAAAAAAATAGTAAGTTAGGTTTAAGTTACTCTTTGCCAATAAATATTTGGTTAACAATATTTTTTCTTATTCCTATTTTAATTATACTATCATATTCTTTTTTAAAAAGAGGAACTTATGGTGGAGTTGAATTTAAACTTTCATTTGAAACTTTTAATATATTTGTTGATAAGGTATTTTTAAAAATACTTTTAAATACTATATATATTTCTATATTAATAACTATTTTTACTATTTTACTAGCTATTCCTATTTCATATTATATAGCTAGGTCTAAACATAAACAAGAGCTTTTATTTTTAATAATAATACCCTTTTGGACAAATTTTTTAGTAAGGATATACTCTTGGATAGCACTTTTAGGAAACAATGGTTTTATTAATCATTTTCTTATGAAACTTCATATAATTAATGAGCCTATAAAAATGTTATATAATGTTCCTGCTGTTGTAATAATCTCTGTGTATACAAGTTTACCTTTTGCAATTTTACCTTTATATGCAGTGGTTGAAAAATTTGATTTTTCTCTTTTAGATGCAGCAAGAGATTTAGGTGCAACTAATTTTCAGGCTTTTAGAAAAGTATTTATTCCTAATATAAAAGCTGGGATAATAACTTCAACTATTTTTACATTAATTCCTGCCTTAGGTTCTTATGCAGTTCCTAAGTTAGTTGGAGGAACAAACTCACTTATGCTTGGAAATGTTATAGCTCAGCATTTAACTGTTACTAGAAACTGGCCTTTGGCATCAACGATTTCAGGTGCTTTAATAGTTTTAACAAGTATAGTTGTATGGCTATTTTCAAAATATGAAGAAAAAGAAAACAAAGTAGGTGTTAAATAA
- a CDS encoding NUDIX hydrolase: MITTLCYLEKDNKYLMLHRTKKENDINKNKWLGVGGKLEKNETPEQCLFREVKEETGLTLIDYIHRGIVIFNFNNDEPLYMYLYTSKNFLGEVQECSEGDLKWIDKSKIFNLNLWKGDKIFLDLLNKDSPFFYLTLDYEDDNLISSDLKFKEDNFTCFEVFVPENYVKDIVKSLSRYNLLKEGNYTDVYALIDVEGHWTTLEGAKAFIGKVGKESVEKEKLMKFRIKKEFADLAYYLIKKVHPYEVPVINIF; encoded by the coding sequence ATGATTACAACCTTATGTTATTTAGAGAAAGATAATAAATATCTTATGTTGCATAGGACTAAAAAAGAAAATGATATTAATAAAAATAAGTGGCTGGGTGTTGGAGGAAAATTAGAAAAAAATGAAACACCTGAGCAGTGTCTATTTAGAGAAGTTAAAGAAGAAACTGGTTTAACTCTTATTGACTATATTCATAGAGGAATAGTAATTTTTAATTTTAATAATGATGAGCCTCTTTATATGTATCTTTATACTTCAAAAAATTTTTTAGGAGAAGTTCAAGAATGTTCCGAGGGAGATTTAAAATGGATAGACAAATCTAAAATTTTTAATCTTAATCTTTGGAAAGGGGATAAAATATTTTTAGATTTACTTAATAAAGATTCACCTTTTTTCTATCTAACATTGGATTATGAAGATGATAATTTAATTTCTTCTGATTTAAAATTTAAAGAAGATAATTTTACTTGTTTTGAGGTTTTTGTTCCTGAAAATTATGTTAAAGATATAGTTAAATCTCTATCAAGATATAATCTATTAAAAGAAGGAAATTATACTGATGTCTATGCTTTAATAGATGTTGAAGGACATTGGACAACTCTTGAAGGTGCTAAGGCATTTATAGGTAAGGTCGGAAAAGAAAGTGTTGAAAAAGAAAAATTAATGAAATTTAGAATAAAAAAAGAATTTGCTGATTTAGCTTACTATTTAATTAAAAAAGTACATCCTTATGAAGTGCCAGTTATCAATATTTTTTAA